A DNA window from Arachis duranensis cultivar V14167 chromosome 3, aradu.V14167.gnm2.J7QH, whole genome shotgun sequence contains the following coding sequences:
- the LOC107480631 gene encoding F-box protein At1g61340, whose translation MAIGFEGYNFTRTRSLGRKRVVSGNVEGSPLDSETDMAPLKRVCSGRFNFNSERSLLEALPLDILIRVLCGVDHEDLEQLLHVSKTISEAAEVAKRFHFEYSTPKKKTFDSFHSSINFNDAKGFEEIATPKAPLRKSKSRLNSGKLASISVALFASDDEQY comes from the exons ATGGCGATAGGATTTGAGGGCTATAATTTTACAAGAACACGATCGCTTGGAAGGAAGAGGGTTGTTTCTGGCAATGTAGAAGGTTCTCCTCTTGATTCAGAAACTGATATGGCTCCATTGAAGAGAGTGTGTAGTGGGAGGTTCAACTTCAACTCTGAAAGGTCTCTCCTTGAAGCCCTTCCTCTTGATATTCTG ATTAGGGTGCTGTGTGGTGTGGACCATGAGGATTTGGAGCAGCTTCTGCATGTCTCGAAAACGATTAGCGAAGCA GCTGAAGTTGCAAAGAGGTTCCACTTTGAGTACAGTACTCCAAAGAAGAAAACTTTTGATTCCTTTCATTCTTCCATTAATTTTAATGATGCAAAAGGGTTTGAGGAAATTGCAACTCCAAAGGCACCATTGAGGAAATCCAAGTCAAGGCTGAATAGTGGGAAGCTGGCTTCAATTTCAGTGGCCTTGTTTGCATCAGATGATGAACAGTATTAA
- the LOC107480568 gene encoding uncharacterized protein LOC107480568, whose product MGAEEELQVASPIQHSVSTGYSWPRLRFDLPPHRTYHFHNQFVTPSNPNNFLKAVKWSPDGSCFLTTSDDNTLRIFTLPDPEAATLVDASQSDDDSFAASLVMSEGEPIHDFCWYPYMSASDPVTNVFATTTRDHPIHLWDATLGQLRCTYRAYDNMDEITAAFSVAFNPAGTKIFAGYNKCIRMFDLHRPGRDFELYSTAKDKKEGQTGIISAMTFSPSHTGMLALGSYSQTTGIYREDNMELLYVLHGQEGGITHVQFSRDGNYLYTGGRKDPYILCWDVRKAVDCVFKLYRSSESTNQRILFDIDPSGQHLGTGGQDGLVHIYDLQTGQWVSGFQAALVCCLIWITSAMHMLSDVSFMLKIRSCFLFHHYVKFRVKTMCSLCTFFHSHNLIPDDDNEDLSLSGHENCVSVWSFGLKEDGNFMDQTESENLDSNS is encoded by the exons ATGGGAGCAGAAGAGGAGCTTCAAGTAGCAAGCCCCATCCAACACTCCGTTTCCACCGGCTACTCGTGGCCCCGCCTTCGCTTCGATCTCCCTCCTCACCGAACCTACCACTTCCATAATCAGTTCGTCACTCCCTCTAACCCTAACAACTTCCTCAAAGCCGTCAAATG GTCGCCCGATGGTTCCTGTTTCCTCACCACTTCCGACGACAACACTCTCCGCATCTTCACTCT ACCGGACCCTGAAGCCGCCACACTGGTTGATGCTTCACAATCTGATGACG ATTCCTTTGCGGCGAGTCTAGTTATGAGTGAAGGAGAGCCTATACATGATTTTTGTTGGTATCCTTACATGTCTGCATCAG ATCCTGTGACCAATGTTTTTGCAACTACCACTCGCGACCATCCTATTCATCTATGGGATGCTACTTTAGGACAG CTACGTTGTACGTATCGAGCTTATGATAACATGGATGAGATTACTGCGGCATTTTCAGTTGCTTTTAATCCTGCCGGGACTAA GATATTCGCTGGATACAACAAATGTATCAGGATGTTTGATCTACATCGTCCTGGCAGAGATTTTGAATTGTATTCGACagcaaaagataaaaaagaaggcCAAAcag GTATCATATCTGCAATGACCTTCTCTCCATCTCATACTGGAATGCTTGCTTTGGGTTCATACAGTCAAACTACTGGCATTTATAGGGAAGATAACATGGAACTCTTGTACGTTTTGCATGGTCAAGAAGGTGGGATTACGCAT GTCCAGTTTTCCAGAGATGGAAATTATCTATATACTGGAGGTCGGAAG GACCCTTACATACTATGCTGGGATGTGCGCAAAGCTGTTGACTGTGTCTTCAA GTTATACAGATCATCAGAAAGCACCAATCAGCGGATACTTTTTGATATTGACCCTTCTGGTCAGCATCTTGGTACAGGCGGCCAG GATGGCTTAGTACATATATACGATCTTCAAACTGGGCAGTGGGTATCAGGCTTCCAGGCTGCATTAG TATGCTGCCTTATTTGGATCACATCTGCAATGCATATGCTCAGTGATGTTTCATTCATGCTAAAAATTAGGTCTTGCTTCCTCTTCCACCATTACGTGAAGTTCAGAGTTAAAACTAT GTGTTCTTTGTGCACATTTTTTCATTCTCATAATTTAATTCCTGATGACGACAATGAAGATTTGAGTTTGAGTG GTCATGAAAACTGCGTCTCGGTGTGGAGTTTTGGTTTGAAGGAGGATGGCAATTTCATGGATCAGACTGAAAGTGAAAACTTGGACTCAAATTCTTAA
- the LOC107480632 gene encoding bifunctional riboflavin kinase/FMN phosphatase isoform X2 — translation MTDGIVGNVLKVQLSRYGKQWDGREAHKILGKTPFEAAAAVVEDYQLPCSTIEFISQISPLFSDQWCNIKALPGANRLLKHLKNHGVPMALASNSPKESIEAKISYHDGWKSSFSVIIGGDEVRTGKPSPDMFLEAAKRLSMEPSSCLVIEDSLPGVTAGKAAEMQVVAVPSLPKQSHLYTAADEVINSLLDLRPEKWGLPPFEDWVDGTLPLDPWYIGGPVIKGFGRGSKVLGIPTANLSTKGYSDLLAEHPSGVYFGWAGLSSRGVFKMVMSIGWNPYFDNKEKTIEPWILYKFDEDFYGEELRLIIVGYIRPEANFPSLESLIAKIHEDGEIAEKALELPLYSSYKNDPYLRSS, via the exons ATGACAGATGGCATTGTGGGAAACGTATTAAAGGTTCAACTAAGTAGGTATGGAAAGCAATGGGATGGAAGGGAAGCTCATAAAATTTTGGGGAAGACACCTTTTGaagctgctgctgctgttgtCGAGGATTATCAACTTCCCTGCTCAACTATTGAATTTATTTCCCAAATTTCGCCTTTGTTCTCCGATCA GTGGTGCAACATTAAAGCCCTTCCTGGTGCCAATCGTTTGCTTAAACATCTAAAGAATCATGGGGTTCCAATGGCATTAGCATCAAACTCTCCAAAGGAGAGCATTGaagccaaaatatcttatcatGATG GATGGAAAAGCTCTTTCTCTGTCATAATTGGTGGTGATGAAGTCAGAACAGGGAAGCCTTCTCCTGACAT GTTCCTTGAAGCCGCTAAGAGATTAAGCATGGAGCCTTCTAGCTGTCTTGTTATTGAAGATTCTCT TCCTGGTGTTACTGCAGGTAAGGCTGCTGAGATGCAAGTGGTTGCTGTACCATCACTTCCAAAACAGTCGCATCTGTATACTgcagcagatgaagtcatcaatTCCCTACTTGATTTGCGACCTGAAAAGTGGGGTCTACCACCATTTGAAGATT GGGTTGATGGAACTTTGCCATTAGATCCTTGGTATATTGGGGGTCCTGTCATCAAGGGATTTGGTCGTGGCTCAAAGGTTCTCGGGATCCCTACAG CTAATTTATCAACAAAGGGCTATTCAGATCTCCTTGCAGAGCATCCCTCGGGGGTTTATTTTGGTTGGGCTGGATTATCATCCAGAGGTGTTTTTAAAATGGTCATGAGTATTGGTTGGAATCCATATTTTGACAACAAAGAAAAGACTATA GAGCCTTGGATACTTTACAAGTTTGATGAGGATTTCTATGGGGAAGAACTTCGGCTCATTATAGTTGGTTACATTCGTCCTGAG GCCAATTTTCCATCCCTTGAAAGCTTAATAGCTAAGATTCATGAAGACGGTGAAATTGCTGAGAAGGCTCTTGAACTTCCCTTGTATTCAAGTTACAAGAATGATCCATATTTAAGAAGCTCTTag
- the LOC107480632 gene encoding bifunctional riboflavin kinase/FMN phosphatase isoform X1, which produces MTEKMATASLTKLVRCVILDLDGTLLNTDGIVGNVLKVQLSRYGKQWDGREAHKILGKTPFEAAAAVVEDYQLPCSTIEFISQISPLFSDQWCNIKALPGANRLLKHLKNHGVPMALASNSPKESIEAKISYHDGWKSSFSVIIGGDEVRTGKPSPDMFLEAAKRLSMEPSSCLVIEDSLPGVTAGKAAEMQVVAVPSLPKQSHLYTAADEVINSLLDLRPEKWGLPPFEDWVDGTLPLDPWYIGGPVIKGFGRGSKVLGIPTANLSTKGYSDLLAEHPSGVYFGWAGLSSRGVFKMVMSIGWNPYFDNKEKTIEPWILYKFDEDFYGEELRLIIVGYIRPEANFPSLESLIAKIHEDGEIAEKALELPLYSSYKNDPYLRSS; this is translated from the exons ATGACTGAAAAGATGGCAACAGCGTCTTTGACCAAGTTGGTTAGATGCGTTATTCTTGATTTGGATGGCACCCTCCTTAATACAG ATGGCATTGTGGGAAACGTATTAAAGGTTCAACTAAGTAGGTATGGAAAGCAATGGGATGGAAGGGAAGCTCATAAAATTTTGGGGAAGACACCTTTTGaagctgctgctgctgttgtCGAGGATTATCAACTTCCCTGCTCAACTATTGAATTTATTTCCCAAATTTCGCCTTTGTTCTCCGATCA GTGGTGCAACATTAAAGCCCTTCCTGGTGCCAATCGTTTGCTTAAACATCTAAAGAATCATGGGGTTCCAATGGCATTAGCATCAAACTCTCCAAAGGAGAGCATTGaagccaaaatatcttatcatGATG GATGGAAAAGCTCTTTCTCTGTCATAATTGGTGGTGATGAAGTCAGAACAGGGAAGCCTTCTCCTGACAT GTTCCTTGAAGCCGCTAAGAGATTAAGCATGGAGCCTTCTAGCTGTCTTGTTATTGAAGATTCTCT TCCTGGTGTTACTGCAGGTAAGGCTGCTGAGATGCAAGTGGTTGCTGTACCATCACTTCCAAAACAGTCGCATCTGTATACTgcagcagatgaagtcatcaatTCCCTACTTGATTTGCGACCTGAAAAGTGGGGTCTACCACCATTTGAAGATT GGGTTGATGGAACTTTGCCATTAGATCCTTGGTATATTGGGGGTCCTGTCATCAAGGGATTTGGTCGTGGCTCAAAGGTTCTCGGGATCCCTACAG CTAATTTATCAACAAAGGGCTATTCAGATCTCCTTGCAGAGCATCCCTCGGGGGTTTATTTTGGTTGGGCTGGATTATCATCCAGAGGTGTTTTTAAAATGGTCATGAGTATTGGTTGGAATCCATATTTTGACAACAAAGAAAAGACTATA GAGCCTTGGATACTTTACAAGTTTGATGAGGATTTCTATGGGGAAGAACTTCGGCTCATTATAGTTGGTTACATTCGTCCTGAG GCCAATTTTCCATCCCTTGAAAGCTTAATAGCTAAGATTCATGAAGACGGTGAAATTGCTGAGAAGGCTCTTGAACTTCCCTTGTATTCAAGTTACAAGAATGATCCATATTTAAGAAGCTCTTag